The proteins below come from a single Pieris brassicae chromosome 1, ilPieBrab1.1, whole genome shotgun sequence genomic window:
- the LOC123709134 gene encoding heparanase translates to MLYLHLLVFSFSLVNSNIYNVKIFTDNYVNLVDTRFLSLSVDPKDLFASIGKYNSKECSCMASALTPAFLRIAGPSTGHLTFINNTFAISNQPGWQSKDEFITVTQKQLEKFIKSLNTTGFDLVFALNSDQKTNAGMWDANTALNVLTVADRLELANVFWQLGYECKNQSIEEYLNDLQTLKVITETFSRPGWKVVGGDITPCLHLHSKSDFRDYVTLSNDVMDALFLNGNSSSKELESMSEKDRRKLLKVFAKSQVPLWLTEQNQAKTELHRAAEWLTSLGFAARNGFSIHYRDLLEEELHEPTLSFYMALLFKNLVGERVLDVDIDVINATLFAHCTSLDHKPIPGALTLYGANMDDEPARFSIKLPKKELGGDIMQFVLSLDKNENIVVNSHAMYYEGDIRPVVKHVRPYKSLLISLPPKSFGFWVLANTQVQACRELAKEKIEDNSEVVVLSQEEPRIRRIKRSDIRENKSNDIKILDQVKSSLAQNKAALRDRVFAINKELKKMHTMFQAKMNNDALNRLRRSHNSHEHFYTKPRRKLIGISKNLPFSSNLISKILDVTSDFTSPKDFLKKNNKNSVITKINKRRRHSEPREIRANRKGVGKKINTESLDCNPGLGIKNKKLNEDLQLQRLDVGEETTRKRRSIARNSLSKYDEVDSLENAIVLDSKENRKFSKIFNKVKNLGNLPMDIALKNDDYENIGDNLNAIVLETKIEDDGAIIKISENPNSKIISSTLEDVIQFFSNVNKKLKKVWDMTTLLD, encoded by the exons ATGTTATACCTTCACTTATTAGtctttagttttagtttagttaattcaaatatttataatgtcaaAATTTTTACTGACAATTATGTAAATCTCGTAGACACGCGCTTCTTGAGTTTAAGTGTTGATCCTAAGGATCTTTTTGCATCCATTGGAAAATATAACAg CAAAGAATGCAGTTGCATGGCTTCTGCGTTGACACCGGCGTTTCTGCGTATTGCTGGGCCGTCCACAGGGCACCTTACTTTCATAAACAACACGTTCGCTATTTCTAATCAACCTGGGTGGCAGTCTAAAG ATGAATTTATAACAGTAACACAGAAACAGTTGGAGAAATTCATTAAATCGTTGAATACTACTGGATTCGACCTGGTGTTTGCCTTAAACAGTGATCAGAAGACGAATGCGGGTATGTGGGACGCAAATACCGCTTTAAACGTCTTAACAGTTGCTGATCGTTTAGAATTGGCAAATGTCTTTTGGCAATTGGGTTatg aaTGCAAGAACCAGTCTATAGAAGAATACCTTAACGATTTGCAAACCCTTAAAGTAATAACAGAGACGTTTTCACGTCCTGGGTGGAAAGTTGTGGGAGGTGACATCACACCCTGTCTACATCTGCACTCCAAAAGTGATTTCAGAGATTACGTCACCTTGTCTAATGACGTCATGGACGCTTTGTTCTTAAATGG CAACTCATCCTCAAAAGAACTTGAAAGCATGTCAGAGAAGGACCGTAGGAAACTACTTAAGGTCTTCGCCAAGAGTCAAGTTCCGTTATGGCTGACAGAGCAAAACCAAGCAAAAACGGAATTGCACAGGGCAGCCGAATGGCTTACCAGTCTTGGCTTTGCAGCCCGAAATGGCTTTTCGATACACTACAGGGATTTGCTTGAAGAGGAACTGCATGAACCAACGCTG AGTTTTTACATGGCTCTCCTATTCAAAAATCTTGTTGGTGAACGAGTTTTGGACGTCGATATAGACGTAATAAACGCAACTCTCTTCGCACACTGTACTTCCCTCGATCACAAACCTATTCCTGGTGCTTTGACACTTTATGGTGCAAATATGGACGACGAACCAGCCCGGTTCTCAATCAAATTACCCAAGAAAGAATTAGGGGGTGACATTATGCAGTTCGTACTAAGTCTTGATAAAAATGA aaatattgtGGTAAATAGCCACGCCATGTATTACGAAGGAGATATTCGGCCCGTAGTTAAACACGTTCGTCCATACAAATCTTTACTCATAAGCCTGCCACCTAAATCATTTGGATTTTGGGTATTAGCAAATACTCAAGTTCAAGCTTGCCGTGAGCTAGCTAAAGAAAAAATTGAAGACAATTCTGAAGTTGTTGTTTTAAGCCAAGAAGAACCACGTATAAGAAGAATTAAAAGATCGGATATACGTGAGAATAAATCAaatgacattaaaatattagacCAAGTTAAAAGTAGTTTGGCACAAAACAAGGCAGCCTTACGGGATCGGGTATTTGCGATTAATAAAGAGTTGAAGAAAATGCATACCATGTTTCAAGCCAAAATGAATAACGATGCTTTAAATAGACTTAGAAGATCTCATAATAGCCatgaacatttttatacaaagcCTAGAAGAAAACTTATAGGAATAAGTAAAAATCTACCTTTTAGTTCTAATTTAATAAGCAAAATTCTTGATGTAACAAGTGACTTTACAAGTCCTAAGGAttttttgaagaaaaacaataaaaatagcgtaataacgaaaattaataaacgcaGAAGACACTCAGAGCCTAGAGAAATACGAGCAAACAGAAAAGGTgtaggtaaaaaaataaatacagaatcTCTAGACTGCAATCCCGGGTTGGGAATTAagaataagaaattaaatgaaGACTTGCAATTGCAAAGACTTGACGTTGGCGAAGAAACTACTAGAAAACGACGTAGTATTGCACGGAATAGTTTATCAAAGTATGACGAAGTTGATTCATTAGAAAACGCTATAGTCTTGGATAGTAAAGAGAACAgaaaattttctaaaattttcaataaagttAAGAATTTGGGAAATCTACCAATGGATATTGCTCTCAAAAATGatgattatgaaaatatagGTGACAATTTAAATGCAATTGTATTGGAAACAAAGATAGAAGATGATGgtgcaataattaaaatcagcgAAAATccaaattctaaaataatatcctCAACACTCGAAGACGTAATTCAATTCTTTTCTAATGTcaacaaaaaattgaaaaaagtcTGGGATATGACTACACTTTTAGACTAA